TATCGAAAGGCAACTTTGACATTGCCCTCGCGCTTTCATTCATTCTGATGACTCTGGCATTTATCATTACGTTTACTCTGACTTATTTACAGCAAAGGAAGCGGAGCCTATGACCCCACTGATTACTGTGAAAAACCTGGAAGTAAGAGCAGGCAGGAAAAGTCTGCTGTCCATCCTCCACTTTGAAATTCAAGTCGGAGAAGTCCTTGGAATCATGGGTCCGAATGGTGCCGGGAAGAGTACTTTCATCAAAGCATTGTCGCTTCTGGAAAAGCCAACTCAAGGAGCGATTTTCTTCAAGGGCCAAGATATCTCTAATGACTTGACTCTTGAGATGCGCAGGAAATTCGCTGTCGCGATGCAGCAGCCGCTGCTTCTAGACACAACCGTTTTTCAAAACGTCGCAATCGGCTTGAAACTAAGAAATCTTCCACGTACAGAAGTAAAACAGAAGGTTGCATACTGGCTCGATAAATTCCAGATCAGCCATCTCGCAAAAAAGCAGGCCGTCCATCTGTCCGGCGGCGAGGCTCAGCGTGTCAACCTTGCGAGGGCAATGGTTCTGGAACCCGAAGTCCTATTTCTCGATGAACCCTTCTCTGCACTTGACTTCCCCACGAAGGTGCAGTTATTGAAGGAC
This portion of the Mesobacillus sp. S13 genome encodes:
- a CDS encoding ABC transporter ATP-binding protein yields the protein MTPLITVKNLEVRAGRKSLLSILHFEIQVGEVLGIMGPNGAGKSTFIKALSLLEKPTQGAIFFKGQDISNDLTLEMRRKFAVAMQQPLLLDTTVFQNVAIGLKLRNLPRTEVKQKVAYWLDKFQISHLAKKQAVHLSGGEAQRVNLARAMVLEPEVLFLDEPFSALDFPTKVQLLKDIKSIIEQTKTTTVFVSHDLMELKYLAGTLAILMDGELKQTGPTEEVLSSPNASASTFINDWKSLLN